One window from the genome of Hydra vulgaris chromosome 02, alternate assembly HydraT2T_AEP encodes:
- the LOC136075898 gene encoding protein GVQW3-like yields the protein MEELKSQRICIKFCVKNEIKGNKVWEMLQKTNGESAMKKTRVCEWYKRFRVTIREVADEVGISIGSFHNIFSNVLGIKRVVAKFIPKLLNFDQKNNCMNIAKELLNDVNDDPSLPKRFITGDET from the coding sequence atggaagaaTTGAAGAGTCAAagaatttgtattaaattttgtgtaaaaaatgaaataaagggTAACAAAGTGTGGGAAATGTTACAAAAAACCAATGGTGAGTCTGCTATGAAAAAAACACGTGTTTGCGAGTGGTATAAGCGTTTCCGAGTCACAATAAGAGAAGTTGCTGATGAAGTTGGCATATCAATTGGCTcatttcataacattttttcaaatgttttgggCATAAAACGAGTGGTAGCGAAATTCATTCCAAAACTGTTGAACTTTgaccaaaaaaacaattgcatgAACATCGCTAAGGAGCTACTAAATGACGTCAACGACGATCCAAGTTTGCCTAAAAGGTTCATAACTGGTGATGAAACATAG